The DNA window TGCAAAGCTCTGCAAACATTTTCGATCCATTCCAAGAGCCAAAAGAATAatcgcaaagaggaatgcCTCCGTATTACGGGGTACCTCGCCCCTATTTGAGGTTTATATTTGGTTACGCTGGTCGCCTCACAACAGGtgtctagcagtggcaggatagtcattTGATGTTAATATAAAacatttccttctatttttagcTATTTTAGCGGCCCAATAGTAAATTTAGAACTTTCTTAGTTGGTCGGATAGGGCATTTAATCGGATATATCACGTGTGACTTTTCAGATCCTGAAGAGGGTGAGCTCTTCGAAAGTCATCAAGAAAAGGCTATAACAAGCTCGCGTTCGACTCtagttaaaaattcaaatgctAAATCAACATCATAATAAATACAAGTTATTCCTTTTAAAACACCCATGGCAATACTGAATTTATGCCAACTGATGTATTAAATCAGTGTCCTTATCAAACGGTCTGCTACTAACAGGCCAAGAGAGATATGAAAGTTAGGCATTGGAGGGGAACCGGTAAAAGGGGGTTCAACCGCTATTCTCGGGAGCAACAAGGACAGCCATAGTCCATAATATTCGCACTGTCTGTTGTTAGgttccacaatttttcttaaCAGCATCCTGAACATGAAGATCCATTTTCTTCAATGGAATCTATTGGTTCCTGTTAAGACCCACGGGTGGTGATTCTTCTTGATGCGGTCTTTTCCACATCTTCATTTCTGCAAGAAACTACAGCATATTTCAACGTACACCATTTTCTTATCTCTCCGAGACTATCGTTAAACCGGAAATTTCTCACTTTTAAATGACGACCAGTAGCGTGGGAAGATCTGGATGTTCATGAAAATAGCAAAAAGGTATTCAACGTATATGCAGTGTGGCCCACTCAGTtctctgtttcttcttctccttctctgtttctttttctctccaaaTCTCTCCAAtaccttgaaaaaagaaagaccttgataattcagaaaaattggGTGTTTTGACTTAGCAGTTCCAGGATAGGAGGATCTTGATTTTATAGCATAGACCTGAACAGAAAAGACCTCATCTCTCTAATTTGTCCTCTATTCGAACTGTTGAATGGCTTTGcctctttctttatttatttctttccaatgGACGACTCCTACACctcaaaaaacattttgtgcAATCCAATCCTAAGTTCAATCTCCTTTTCTCTTACTTCGACGACTTTCTGAGGGTTTCCTTCAAATTCGATTTAATGTTGACCTTTCACTGCCTTCAATTCgtttgttcttctcttttgtcttttctgtttgtctttatttcatttgttatgTCGCTAGCAGTTAgattgtatttatgttttatttatacGTTTGAATCACACTATCCACTTTTACTTTATTAGCGCGGATCAGACAAGCACGATTTCTAGACCCTTGCGTTTAAATTTTTGGTCTGGATTTGTTGATATTTCCCTCTACTTCTTCTTTATCAAGCGTATTATGCtagtacttttttctctacacACCGGTAGAGCGGATGAGCCAGTATACGCGTTTCCAGAACTGTCCGTGCTGTACTTATGACATCTATGAAGACGCCTTGCGGAGGATGTGAATAGATACTGCTTGCATCTATAGCTTGCCTACACTTTGATAACTCCTTCACTCAATAATAATCTTAACCTTAATACCTAATTTCCTGAGCTCTGAATGAGTTCGAGTACTAAATCATTTTTGTGCCGAAGTAGTAAACGGGATTAAATCCTGCTCGTTGTATcctttttgctgctttttactgtgtttttctgtttttttttgtattaatgTATGACATATCCTTTTGGGACGCCACTGAGGCaagtgagtaaaaaaaataacttgaaaaaatcttAGACATTGCTTTCTGGCGTTCTTCTTTCATCGTTCGTACTGTTTCCTTATTAAACGTCGAAATCAGAACTGTTAAGAATACAGCGACGACTTGTAATTGAGAATAAAATATGGGAATTCTCGATAGAGGACGCTTATCGAAGAAAaggatcaccttgatcaccttgactcccgttgatcttcgaactggtcgagcgggcgccagtaattcttccatttgtcccgatcgcgtgccagagtagcccagtggttcctcctttcgcgtgggacacgaagagcatcatatttttctttcaaggacttcgtgaagaaatctgaccatcgggtcggcggtcttcctgtagtgcgcttaatatcgcggggaacccagtcgctcacggctctggtccaacggttgtcatcaaagcgcatcacgtgtccggcccaccttattttactttccttggcaaacgcggcggcgtctctaatcttcgatcgctgacgtaggagagaacttcgaatcccgtccctcacttgcgtgaaacgggatactcctagcatcactctctcaattgcgcgttcaatgacgctcaccgcgttttcttcctgcttgcgaaatgtccaggtttccgaagcataggtcaaagcaggaagtacggtggtgttgaagaggtgagcacggagccgggtgttcctggtcttcttcactacatcctcgatgctcttgtacgctccccaagccgctcgtctcctcctgcccagctcgggggtcaggtcgttcatcatgttcagttcccgacccagataaacgtagctggtgcattcggatatgttcgttccgttgagcgtgaatggggcatccgaaacccatccgttccgcatgaacatcgtcttttgtaggttcagctgaagaccgatgcatccacatgtttcgtcgaattcggtcagcattcgttccgcttggctgatgctaggtgttaccagtacgatgtcatcagcaaagcgcaaatggtgtagctgccgaccatcaaccttcactcccatgtcgtcccattccaactttcgcattgcgttctcgagggtggctgtgaatattttgggtgaaattgtatcaccctgtcggacccccctcttcacgtcaatgatgatgttcttgtagaatggcgaaattccggtcgtgaagttaccgTACAACTcgcgaagtacctttatatactgagtagggacgccttggttgtccaaggcttccacgaccgcttccgtctcaaccgagtcgaaagccttctttaagtcgatgaaggtgagacagagcggcatcttgtactctcgtgatacctcgatgagtttcgaaacagtgtgaatgtggtcaatcgtgctgaatccttttcgaaaccctgcttgctcgcatggctgtccttcatccaagactttttcaatcctattaaggattactcttgtaaagagcttgtagatgacggacagtaggcagattgggcgatagttgccgatgtcatgtggatctccctttttgtacaacaacacggtcttgctggtcttccactgtttaggaaccttgcattccgacagataacgtgtaaagagcctcgccagggtgttgatgagtactggcggaaggctcttcaggtgttctggtcttattctgtcgggaccgggtgccgtacgatttcttaccgacatgatagcatgtcgtatttcggacgggagaacctctggaatgacttgtccatcttccctcagatggtgaggaggcaagtggacatggctgtcgaagagatcagagtagaagtcgtagatgattttctccatcccccttctcgatgcaatggctgttccctttgggttccggagagcagtcatcctcgtcttgcgactggcgaagtctcgacgggcatagcggatgcttttccccgcctctgcagcttcagccagcacttctgctcttctctctttaaggtcttcctttatcgcctctcggcaaagccttgcgagctcggacgtgagttcttggttccctgcggctcgtgctgctccacgctggcgtatcagctcaagagtttcaagagacaggcgcctcttggtggctttaaaactctcagccttcttcgcgcagtcgtgaaggtgttcgacaagccggtcatattcctcgtcgatgttgtccattgtagaatcttcccaaaagccggctagcgtagcgaagagatcccagttgatggtagtcctgggatttctctctctgaacttggcggctttctctgctctccttgtgaaggaaaatcttcctcggaggaggcgatggtccgagcccgtatagaactttggtacaacaccgacgtccgtcaggcagaaccttttattgacgatgatgtggtctatttcattacggtaccctccaccgggtgactcccacgtccagcgtaaagaagagggcttctgaaattgcgagttcccatggatggtcttagtcgtcatgatgaactcggagagcctctctccctggtcattccattgtaggccgtgggtcccgatgtgaagttcctccggcgttcttcttgggccaaccttagcgttgaaatcgccaactatgaccttgtagaaggcatgatcttcttggtagaacttctccaggtccatatagaaagcttcgacttcttcttcttcgtagcttgatgttggagcgtaaacgacgaagatagttaaagctggtattgggccacatcttctcatccgcagacgtccgattcgggtcgtaagttgttcaaaagagtcgatgttctttgccatactcgtgttgacgaggacgccaactccaccaacacctctactgtcgcatgttcctaagaacagttcttctccagtttcatatacggcgttgagagggtgacgtcgtctcgtctcggtcagtccgatgacgtcgtacttgatcttcttggcttgcatcatcagatcctcgatggccgcttccgatgcaagcgtacgtgcgttataagtacagatcgccatcctagtccttttccgttttggtagcctacatgactcctgcaaccccgtcctacctggcgctaccgtaccaggctttcctccggaatcaggagactcttttctattactgtgttttgcttaaaaattttaaaacccatgggcaggttgcaagcctctagtcccatgagtttctgggagaacttccgttctcccggtgtggacatgtggagcttatttgttggaggcgactccaaaccgcctcccttgcacctcccagtcacttgattgcaggcttttggccggaccgacgtgcgggatacaaggatgtcatgagtcagtcctggctcagcagaaacagggagtccatcccctgaatccacctgcgtctctgggcaagtgcaaggtcgcttttggtccgcgattagccccctatccgccacccggggacgcgccacgtagcctcgcgactaaccggctgtgatccctctagtgagggagatccgtggaagaAAAGGATATGTGTTTGAAATACTTAGTTGACTCTGTCATTTCCCTTTAAAAATAGTTCTTATAGAATTTCCGTCCTGTTTTTTCGTCTTATCAGTGTTAAAGTGAAGTGCGGTAATGTAAAGTTAATATTATTGCGATTGATTTAGTGCTCAATTCTCAACATTCAACTAGTTTCCCAAATTTCCTCTCTGTGTTGGGCCGGATCGTCACCGACTCCGGACTAGGTGTAAAGTGCTTGTAGCTTCTTTACGGCAAAGAGTTTGTCTGTCAACATTACGCTTTGGAGAGTGCAAGTATCaaccattttttgaattttggagAAAGGCACAATCAGTAACGTTTCTGCTTCTCTAGAAGATTTTAAAGGAAGTAAATCTGCACTAATTCTCAGATTTTCCTTCTATCATACGCATTCCAAATCCTATCCTGGATATCAAGACTAGATACACTTTTGTTGGGTTGGTTTTGGTCCCAGAATATACATGATATAATACATACGTCTGCAAAAATCAGCTAAGGTGAAGCGGGCAAAATTTCTTGACCTAGCTGCATTATATTTGCTTTCGAAGCTTTCGGAGCAAAAGAAGCACTATTGGGACAAGGATTCCCTGCGCCTGGacggtcgatagttcgaaactgTCCTATAGTCAacaaaacctttcatccctccggattCGAGGAGATGGGACCGCACCTATTAAtattgacttgatacatcggctgaccatcgaaagtcattgtataagcagcttgttcgtaaacttcaaacgaatCTGAACTGGGGTCGTGGGGTGTCCCCATGTAACTCGATTAATGACAGATATTTTTGTCACACACTCTAGAACTTTCAAGAACAACAGAAATACATTATAtaggaattttcttgaagttttcaGATATCTGCTTGacttgtagaatttttttcacttttcaaaggAGTTCGTGCAGCACACAGTCATGAAATGTGCAACAATTGATTGAAATACGTTCACGTGTTCCTCGATAGGAAAGGAGTATTACAGATAAAGTTCGAATAAACCGCTTCAAATCATCTGGCTATTGTACGGCTCCACCGATCAGACACCATGGCTTTGTTAACTTTATCCAGGGACTGGTATTATAGGCCAACGCAAATGCCCGGATCTCCGCTGAGGTATGTCGTCATCAAGCACTTCCTTTTCCAACCCTCTCAACCCTCAGCAAGAACGTTCACAGAATCAATTGATTTGTCACTATTCaatattctgcgaaacttgACGTCTCGCCTAAGCTGCCTATCCAGCCGAGTAACACATCATGAAAAGTACCTGCCGAGTGTCGTCAGGTCGTCTTTCAGCACAGTACGGAAATTCCGTTTTTGTAGCCTCTTCCAACTTGTGTCCAAAAGAAACCCCAGAATACCTTGAATGAGGCAGTTTGCTGGTTGCCTCATAATGTacccaaagaagcgaagacgattttctgcgTCCACTTTCGGCGGCGCCGTCAGATTTTGATGCTCTCCACGTCTCATCCGTCATTTTCACTTCTGTTTCACATTTCACGGACCAAAAGTAGCCGAACAGCAGTCCAAACAACTTCTTTTCCGTGCAGTCCCTCACTGCAGATGGTTGcctaagaaaaatcaaaatctctCCTTAAATCATGCTGGGGGTGAATGGTGGATAACTGGGCTCGCGGGCGACGCGAGTCGATCACAATAAGTTTCTCGAAGAGTTTAGTCCGGAGCAGATCTCAGCGCATCTATGACGTGTGTAGGTTTCGTAGCTCCCGTTGCtgttcagcatacagcccaagtGACAAAACTCATCTACGTGTTCAACCGGTTGGCCTTCTACCCTGATATCCGTTGAAATTGACGAAGAtacccacatctgcttacgCTTATTAAGACGCAGGTGTAGTTTAGAGTCTGCTGCTAGCTGCGTAACAAGatcgaaaacattttgaatttttgtgcTGCTTTTCGCGATAATCGCAATATCATCGGTGCACACGTGATCTGTTAGAGGACACACTGATTAAGCTAGGACGATCTCGGCAAGACATAGACTCTTTTTCTCTGATGTCACCGACAGCAAAGTTGGACAAGACGGATTTCACAACATCCTTTGTCTCGCTCtagtttccacttcgaacgaCGAAGTACATCCGCCTGGGTTTCTAGCACCGCAAATGTTCGTTGACTGTCACCTATTAAGGAGACGAACCTTCCTGGTACCTCTTCAGCGCGAAACGAGTTGAAAAGACGTTCCTAGTGAGAAGAGTGGGCTCGAGGACTGAATAGGCTAACTGCCGAGACCTTGTACGTGACGCAGTTATATTCCTCAATAGTAATCTATTTCATAATGGGGACCAATGATGAATAACTCCTTGTGAAGTTAAATTATGGTAGACTGTCTACACAAGCCAAGTGTactttcgtcaatccataaCGAAAGGATGATCTTCGCCATTTCACGAATGCAAGACGATGAACGAaaagatttcagcatttctacgctaattccgtcgtctccGTCGGAAACACCCTACCACGCTGACCGCGCTTCTGAAACAGAACCCATACGATGGAGATCGGCACAATCACCGGAATTGTCTTGGCCCTAATCAACACCTACCAAGGATAAAATCATCATCGGCGCAAAGAATAGAGTATTATGATAATGTGGGGCTATTTTGCCATCGCATGTACCCATTTCCAATATTATTCGGTACTAGCTGCtgaataaaaagtttttttattgttgaccCTTTGCATCTCAAATTCTTAACCTTAAACTTCGAAGTCCCCGCCTAACCTTATAAGTTACCTAGCCTCTTACAAGCGCCTTATTACTAGCGAATTCCTCTTTTATTTCCCAAAAAGGAATTTTCCGAATATTACATGGCATTGCCATGTAATATTCGGAAAATTCCTCTTTCCTTTACCGGTAGGCTTTTCTCGAACACTTTGAAGAATTGTGTTGGGACGCACAGGTGCTAATCCCTCTTATTCTTGATTTTATCGACATATCTATTTCCCCAGAGCAATACcacatttttcctcatttccatATTATTATGTTCCCAATCCACCAGTAGCCTCACTGTTGCATATACTTCTATATAGAccttttcttcgtctttctaTGGTGAAGAGAGCAGAGTGCGACCAAACTGCAGCTTAATTTTGTACTTTCAACTCATAACCTGAATCTCCTTTCGGATTTGTGTCCATTATCAATTCCGAAGTGGGTGAAAAGGTGGTTGTTGTTCCTTTACAGTGCAATGGTTTTTCTGTTCATCACCGGCTCCGCCTTCCTTAAACATTTATAGATAGTTCTCCTATCATCTACATGTACTTTCGTCCCACCATACTCACTTTCGCCATTCTGGTACTCGtacaatttaagaaaaaaaaacaatcagaaCTATTTTGCATTGGTTTTGtctattctttattcttttctttatttcggCTCAGCATAGCATTCCGATGAAGACGTTAAATTGAGTTTTCGTCCTACAAAACCagtaattttcgaaaaaaaaacgaagtgagTGGAAAATATGTCTCTATTATGATCTGTAAAGCGGTATTCTGTTGAATTTCACTGAACTTTTTATAACTTTGTGGAAGATCTCAAATCACTGGAAAGAATGATCAAAACATCAGAGAATGAATATAGTGCATAATGTTTTTGAAAGCAATCtactctttcttattttagTTTAGCAGTTCCGTagatgttaaaggcatcacccttcgaatctgaggtggtacggatttcaggtggagtattcacatacggggtagtagattatggagaggggtgtgattccgtccatttcttcccaattgccgtaaaaaacggcccggaagatacggcttcgagagttccggcgcgctattttctacaacgagttcgatgggagcgcgccagccgtgtgcccaagccgcatctttcgggccgttttttacgccaattgggaagaaatggacggaatcacccacctctccatagtctcccatcgcgtatacgaatactccacctgaaatccgtaccacctcagattcgtggggtgatgccattaagCTCACTAGTGTTACATACCAGGGaccaagtttctttttttacacagTAGTCACGACGATTTAGTCAAATACTTGATTATCTTCATATTTAATCCATATCTTTATCGTGAAGGATAGTTGTTGTTCTTTTCGCATGGTTTACTTTTCCTGCTACTAAGTTGAGTTTTGTTACATTACATTTATGTAATCGGTGGCTAACTCGTGACTCCACGAAAAACCATGTTTGTCCAGCCGCGATCACTACAAAGATGTTTATAATTTAGAGATCATGTCACGTGTTGCTTTCGTCTTCGCTCTTCTTTGCACTGTCCCATTTATCGACAGTCAAGTAATGCCGGGAGGAGTATCTCCCATTAATGCGAGTGATCCCAAGAATATGGTCAGCTCTTCCAGAATTTATGAGCGCTTATGTTGAATGGATAGTTCTAGTTCCAATTTATTTGGTGACCGATATTTAAGCCACCCATACGtcgaataaaatcaaaaaattaaggaaaaagcATGGAAAGCTGTGAATGCGGTTAATGAAAAGGTCAACGACGGAGACCACCTTATGGTTCCAGTCAAGGTTTGACCACAATTATTTGTCCAAATAAGAGGTTCACTCTGAGCTTTTGCAGTTAAGGTTGAGAAAGCAGAACAACAAGTTGTGGCTGGTATGAAGTACATCTTTGAAATACTCTACGGGGAATCTACATGCAAAAAAGGAGTAAGTGCTTtctattttcaagaattttctccGAATGATTTCTAACTTGCTCATTGTGAGGATGCAGTTAGCATGAAATTACAATCGTTCCACCTCTGGAATTCCCTTGATCTTGTTT is part of the Necator americanus strain Aroian chromosome V, whole genome shotgun sequence genome and encodes:
- a CDS encoding hypothetical protein (NECATOR_CHRV.G20283.T1), with the translated sequence MSRVAFVFALLCTVPFIDSQVMPGGVSPINASDPKNMEKAWKAVNAVNEKVNDGDHLMVPVKVEKAEQQVVAGMKYIFEILYGESTCKKGQTNAVNAANCPPKPDGHQALYEVELWEKLWENFEQFTVKKIRDVHA
- a CDS encoding hypothetical protein (NECATOR_CHRV.G20282.T1) encodes the protein MAICTYNARTLASEAAIEDLMMQAKKIKYDVIGLTETRRRHPLNAVYETGEELFLGTCDSRGVGGVGVLVNTSMAKNIDSFEQLTTRIGRLRMRRCGPIPALTIFVVYAPTSSYEEEEVEAFYMDLEKFYQEDHAFYKVIVGDFNAKVGPRRTPEELHIGTHGLQWNDQGERLSEFIMTTKTIHGNSQFQKPSSLRWTWESPGGGYRNEIDHIIVNKRFCLTDVGVVPKFYTGSDHRLLRGRFSFTRRAEKAAKFRERNPRTTINWDLFATLAGFWEDSTMDNIDEEYDRLVEHLHDCAKKAESFKATKRRLSLETLELIRQRGAARAAGNQELTSELARLCREAIKEDLKERRAEVLAEAAEAGKSIRYARRDFASRKTRMTALRNPKGTAIASRRGMEKIIYDFYSDLFDSHVHLPPHHLREDGQVIPEVLPSEIRHAIMSVRNRTAPGPDRIRPEHLKSLPPVLINTLARLFTRYLSECKVPKQWKTSKTVLLYKKGDPHDIGNYRPICLLSVIYKLFTRVILNRIEKVLDEGQPCEQAGFRKGFSTIDHIHTVSKLIEVSREYKMPLCLTFIDLKKAFDSVETEAVVEALDNQGVPTQYIKVLRELYGNFTTGISPFYKNIIIDVKRGVRQGDTISPKIFTATLENAMRKLEWDDMGVKVDGRQLHHLRFADDIVLVTPSISQAERMLTEFDETCGCIGLQLNLQKTMFMRNGWVSDAPFTLNGTNISECTSYVYLGRELNMMNDLTPELGRRRRAAWGAYKSIEDVVKKTRNTRLRAHLFNTTVLPALTYASETWTFRKQEENAVSVIERAIERVMLGVSRFTQVRDGIRSSLLRQRSKIRDAAAFAKESKIRWAGHVMRFDDNRWTRAVSDWVPRDIKRTTGRPPTRWSDFFTKSLKEKYDALRVPRERRNHWATLARDRDKWKNYWRPLDQFEDQRESR